Sequence from the Maribellus comscasis genome:
GTTGCTGCTTTTTTAAATGATTGTCTGACAAAACGATTTGTTCCTTCAGCTCCATTAATACAGGTGAGAGTTCAGTAGGAATTATATTTTTCTGACTAACAAGATATTTACTGGCTTCATTTAGCACTTTGTTGATTTGATTGGTTATAACCGATATGTTTTCAATAACCGGCATGTTGGTTTCGCGGTGTGCCCCCAGCGCCGATATATGCGACAAGAGGGCATGATTTAAATAAGTCAGCGTGAGTGCATGTTGCATTAGTTGTCGTTTGCTTCGGGGTTCCTGTCGCATGCTGTTCCAGGCCAACGCCAGTTCATTGTCGGCTAAATGTGCTTCCCGGCGTGCAATCCGGTAGGCCAGGTCATCGGCGCTGGTTTCTTTGTATTCACTCACAATTGCCTCCAGGTAAGCCATGTTTTTCTGCATAGCTTTTGAAATAAGTTCGGGCATACGGCGGTATTGCCACCCGGGCCACAAAAACCGAATAGTAAGAAACGACAAAGTCGCTCCAAGCAGTGTGTCAATCAGGCGCGGAAGCATGATATGCAGCCCCGCGTCTTTTGATATCAGGTTAAATGCACTAATGACAAATGTTGTGATAAAGATTACTGCGATGGAATATTTTGTTCGCAACCAATAGAAGAAGGCGAGGGCAGAGGCCATCATCAAAATTACCTGAGAAGCAACGCTGGTGAAAATATGCAAAAGTAAAGCACCAAAAATTACACCGGTAACTGTTCCCAATAAACGCTGAAATAATCTTCGGCGTGTATCACTGTAGGTAATCTGGCTTACAAACAAACTGGTTAACATCACCCAGGCACCTTTATCCAGGGAAAGAGATCGCTCCAGGATAAAACCAACCATAAAACTTAAACTTAGTCGAAGCGCATATCGCATTCGCGGATGTGAAAAATTTAGTTGTCTGCGAAAACGTTCAATCGGACTCCGTTCATCTTTTCGTAAACGCGGAATGGAAGTACCCTGTATAATGTCGTCGAGATATTTTAGTGAAATGTGTGAGCGGTAAAGATTATGATGTAATAAAACCAACGGTTGTGCAATGGAGGCATCCATTTCTTTTAGTTTTATTTCAAT
This genomic interval carries:
- a CDS encoding FUSC family membrane protein: MSKEKFQYLQLNIKKFQQDFWRHPRRLNALRATASMGILAIPFIVAGKPFYGVTLALGALAGALSETNDHPKGRIKALSITIVSFFISSFSVGLLNNYTWLLGAGFVLSTIVFILIGGIGERYRAITFGSVLVGIYAMLGIEISPAWYWQAVLLPLGALFHGVFTLILLYQNPWRLLDEQMAVGFEQLANYLEKKAMLFPSKKQEQESINKDLALLNINVVNTLEKIKEVLNNYGRELENQEPLRPYLQRFMLLQSLHERAASSHERHDKLSDEEERLEVMEGFGEMLRQLAFASRKVAENMLTGVEYHHPKALEWISDAIEIKLKEMDASIAQPLVLLHHNLYRSHISLKYLDDIIQGTSIPRLRKDERSPIERFRRQLNFSHPRMRYALRLSLSFMVGFILERSLSLDKGAWVMLTSLFVSQITYSDTRRRLFQRLLGTVTGVIFGALLLHIFTSVASQVILMMASALAFFYWLRTKYSIAVIFITTFVISAFNLISKDAGLHIMLPRLIDTLLGATLSFLTIRFLWPGWQYRRMPELISKAMQKNMAYLEAIVSEYKETSADDLAYRIARREAHLADNELALAWNSMRQEPRSKRQLMQHALTLTYLNHALLSHISALGAHRETNMPVIENISVITNQINKVLNEASKYLVSQKNIIPTELSPVLMELKEQIVLSDNHLKKQQLRLFYNIAGTSSKIMKEIEETWVDIKN